Proteins from a single region of Gorilla gorilla gorilla isolate KB3781 chromosome 16, NHGRI_mGorGor1-v2.1_pri, whole genome shotgun sequence:
- the C16H15orf39 gene encoding uncharacterized protein C15orf39 homolog, with amino-acid sequence MAEKRPLRTLGPVMYGKLPRLETDSGLEHSLPHSVGNQDPCTYKGSYFSCPMASTPKAESEQLASWTPYPPLYSTGMAGPPLQADNLLTNCLFYRSPAEGPEKMQDSSPVELLPFSPQAHSYPGPPLAAPKPVYRNPLCYGLSTCLGEGAVKRPLDVDWTLATGPLLPSADPPCSLAPAPSKGQTLDGTFLRGVPAEGSSKDSSGSFSPCQPFLEKYQTIHSTGFLASRYTGPYPRNSKQAMSEGPSSPWTQLAQPLGPPCQDTGPTHYPPPHHPPPHPPQALPCPPACRHPEKQGSYSPALPLQPLGGHKGTGYQAGGLGSPYLRQQAAQAPYIPPLGLDAYPYPSAPLPAPSPGLKLEPPLAPRCPLDFAPQTLSFPFARDDLSLYGASPGLGGTPPSQNNVRAMPQPSAFQRACQPLPASQPCSEPVRPAQEAEEKTWLPSCRKEKLQPRLSEHSGPPIVIRDSPVPCTPPALPPCARECQSLPQKEGARPPSSPPMPVIDNVFSLAPYRDYLDVPAPEATTEPDSATAEPDSAPATSEGQDKGCRGTLPAQEGPSGSKPLRGSLKEEVALDLSVRKPTAEASPVKASRSVEHAKPTAAMDVPDVGNMVSDLPGLKKIDTEAPGLPGVPVTTDAMPRTNFHSSVAFMFRKFKILRPAPLPAAVVPSTPTSAPAPTQPAPTPTSGPIGLRILAQQPLSVTCFSLALPSPPAVAVASPAPAPAPSPAPARAQAPASARDPAPAPAPVAGPAPASTSAPGDSPEQHFTGLHASLCDAISGSVAHSPPEKLREWLETAGPWGQAAWQDCQGVQGLLAKLLSQLQRFDRTHRCPFPHVVRAGAIFVPIHLVKERLFPRLPPASVDHVLQEHRVELRPTTLSEERALRELALPGCTSRMLKLLALRQLPDIYPDLLGLQWRDCVRRQLGDFDTEAGAVSSSEPTVARDEPESLALAWKSPAPKVRKPGRKPPTPGPEKAEAAAGEESCGASPTPAASASPPGPTLKARFRSLLETAWLNGLALPTWGHKSSRPDRPSPCPQLLDSQSHHL; translated from the exons ATGGCAGAGAAGCGACCCCTGAGAACCCTGGGGCCTGTGATGTATGGCAAGCTGCCCCGCTTAGAGACAGACTCCGGGCTCGAGCACAGCCTGCCCCACTCTGTTGGTAACCAGGATCCCTGCACCTACAAGGGGTCCTACTTCTCCTGCCCCATGGCGAGTACTCCTAAGGCCGAGTCTGAGCAGTTGGCGTCCTGGACCCCATACCCACCCTTGTACTCTACCGGTATGGCAGGACCCCCACTTCAGGCGGACAACCTGCTGACCAACTGCCTGTTCTACCGCTCGCCAGCAGAAGGCCCTGAGAAGATGCAGGACTCCAGCCCTGTTGAGCTCCTGCCCTTCAGTCCCCAGGCTCACTCCTACCCAGGCCCACCACTGGCAGCACCCAAACCTGTCTACCGCAACCCTCTGTGCTATGGGCTCTCAACTTGCCTGGGGGAAGGAGCAGTGAAGAGGCCACTGGATGTTGACTGGACTCTGGCGACTGGGCCCCTGTTGCCCTCAGCTGACCCACCCTGCTCTCTGGCCCCAGCTCCTAGCAAGGGCCAGACTCTGGATGGCACCTTCTTGCGGGGGGTGCCAGCTGAGGGGTCCAGTAAAGACTCCTCAGGGAGCTTCTCCCCATGCCAGCCCTTCCTGGAGAAATATCAGACCATCCACAGCACGGGCTTCCTGGCCTCCAGGTACACAGGTCCTTACCCTAGGAACTCCAAGCAAGCAATGTCTGAGGGGCCCTCAAGTCCTTGGACCCAGCTGGCCCAGCCCCTGGGGCCACCCTGTCAGGACACCGGGCCCACCCACTAcccaccaccccaccacccaccaccccaccctccaCAGGCCCTGCCTTGCCCTCCAGCCTGTCGCCACCCAGAGAAGCAGGGCAGCTACAGCCCAGcactcccactgcagcctctggggGGCCACAAGGGGACCGGGTACCAGGCTGGTGGGCTGGGCAGCCCCTACCTGAGGCAGCAGGCAGCCCAGGCACCTTACATTCCCCCGCTGGGGCTGGACGCTTACCCCTACCCCTCTGCCCCTCTCCCAGCACCCTCTCCAGGCCTCAAGCTGGAGCCGCCTCTCGCTCCACGGTGCCCATTGGACTTTGCCCCCCAGACACTGAGTTTTCCTTTTGCCCGGGATGACCTCTCTCTCTATGGAGCATCCCCTGGGCTTGGAGGGACACCACCTTCCCAGAACAATGTGCGGGCTATGCCACAGCCCAGTGCCTTCCAGAGGGCATGCCAGCCTTTGCCAGCGAGCCAGCCCTGCTCAGAGCCTGTGAGGCCTGCACAGGAAGCCGAAGAGAAGACCTGGCTGCCCAGCTGCAGGAAAGAGAAGCTCCAGCCCCGGCTCAGTGAGCACTCTGGGCCGCCCATCGTCATCCGAGACAGTCCAGTTCCCTGTACCCCCCCAGCACTGCCCCCCTGTGCCCGGGAGTGCCAGTCGCTTCCACAGAAGGAGGGCGCAAGGCCACCCAGCTCTCCACCAATGCCTGTCATTGACAATGTCTTCAGCCTGGCCCCCTACCGTGACTATCTGGATGTGCCGGCACCCGAGGCCACAACTGAGCCTGACTCTGCCACAGCTGAGCCTGACTCAGCCCCAGCCACCAGTGAAGGTCAGGACAAAGGCTGCAGGGGGACCCTGCCTGCCCAGGAGGGCCCCTCAGGGAGTAAACCCCTAAGGGGCTCACTTAAGGAGGAGGTAGCCCTGGATTTGAGTGTGAGGAAGCCCACAGCAGAGGCCTCCCCTGTCAAGGCTTCCCGTTCTGTGGAGCATGCCAAGCCTACTGCAGCCATGGATGTGCCAGATGTGGGCAACATGGTGTCAGATCTGCCAGGCCTGAAAAAGATAGACACAGAAGCACCAGGCTTGCCTGGGGTGCCAGTGACCACAGATGCCATGCCAAGGACCAACTTCCACAGCTCTGTGGCCTTCATGTTCCGAAAGTTCAAGATCCTCCGTCCGGCACCTTTGCCTGCAGCCGTGGTCCCGTCCACGCCCACCTCAGCTCCTGCTCCCACACAGCCTGCACCCACCCCCACATCTGGGCCCATTGGACTGCGGATTCTCGCTCAACAGCCCTTGTCCGTGACCTGCTTCAGCCTGGCACTGCCCAGCCCTCCAGCCGTAGCTGTGGcctcccctgcccctgctccAGCTCCATCCCCTGCTCCGGCTCGAGCTCAGGCTCCAGCTTCAGCCCGGgatccagctccagctccagctccagttgCAGGCCCTGCTCCAGCATCTACTTCAGCCCCAGGGGACTCCCCGGAGCAGCATTTTACAGGACTACACGCGTCCCTGTGTGATGCTAtttctggctctgtcgcccactCTCCTCCAGAGAAGCTTCGCGAGTGGCTAGAGACGGCTGGGCCCTGGGGCCAGGCTGCGTGGCAGGACTGCCAGGGTGTGCAGGGGCTGCTGGCCAAGCTGCTGTCTCAGCTGCAGCGCTTCGATCGCACCCACCGGTGCCCCTTCCCCCATGTGGTGCGAGCTGGCGCCATCTTTGTGCCCATTCACCTGGTGAAGGAGCGGCTCTTCCCTCGGCTGCCACCCGCTTCTGTGGACCATGTGCTGCAGGAGCATCGTGTGGAGCTGCGGCCCACCACGCTGTCGGAGGAGCGGGCACTGCGGGAGCTCGCCCTGCCAGGCTGCACCTCACGCATGCTGAAGTTACTGGCGCTGCGCCAGCTGCCCGACATTTACCCCGACCTTCTCGGCCTGCAGTGGCGCGACTGTGTACGCCGCCAGCTGG GTGACTTTGACACTGAGGCTGGAGCTGTGTCCTCCTCAGAGCCCACTGTGGCCAGAGATGAGCCAGAGAGCCTAGCCCTGGCTTGGAAGTCACCGGCCCCCAAGGTCAGGAAGCCAGGCAGGAAGCCACCAACCCCTGGCCCGGAGAAAGCAGAGGCAGCTGCTGGGGAAGAGTCCTGTGGTGCCTCCCCTACCCCTGCTGCCAGTGCCAGCCCACCTGGCCCCACACTGAAGGCCCGCTTCCGCAGTCTGCTGGAGACCGCCTGGCTCAATGGCCTGGCTCTGCCCACCTGGGGCCACAAGTCCTCAAGACCAGACCGGCCCTCACCCTGCCCACAGCTGCTGGACAGCCAGAGCCATCACCTGTAG